In Syntrophomonas wolfei subsp. wolfei str. Goettingen G311, a single window of DNA contains:
- a CDS encoding S-layer homology domain-containing protein → MQVIKNKAVCHSLISLLALLLLFVLFECIGTSAVLAAPSNSLEICGDGVKNPTTFTRAQLEDMPQYQQVYSSINTWPSKKWYVGKGVHLSELLSLVGIKDDARLLKFTSQDGYTMTLTVKELLVDKRYYFPHFNDNKIGDGEGNIAGSSQGAELVEPIIALISVEGSNNPNYMNDLNTLVLMMGQRAVTEQTGNAFVKYLNKIEVLTSEVPKWDSPQANPGSGEVSAGTMIALSTARMDDDKIYYTTDGSTPNLNSPIYNWIAKRWWSARADILGTYNHPIGPINENTTIKAITIGPGKENSDVATFTYTVPVSKPASETSIVAPNEATNYPDQALEKPLQSEPKATLTDVQNHWAQKNINELIASGIAGGYPDSSFRPDNTITRAEFATMLVKAFNLQNQGGKVFADSEQHWAKEYISRATASGVVSGYDAENFGPDKLITREQMAVMISKAAKLVLKAEAMHFADSAGISEWAKEAVLAANQSGIVKGYPDNTIRPQGSATRAEAVTVIVNALTLK, encoded by the coding sequence ATGCAGGTAATTAAGAATAAAGCTGTTTGTCATTCCCTAATAAGTCTTTTAGCATTACTGTTATTATTCGTCTTATTTGAATGTATAGGAACTTCCGCTGTTCTGGCAGCTCCATCAAACTCACTCGAGATTTGCGGAGATGGAGTCAAGAATCCGACTACCTTCACCCGGGCTCAGCTCGAAGATATGCCACAATATCAGCAGGTTTATAGTTCAATCAATACTTGGCCCAGCAAGAAATGGTATGTTGGAAAAGGGGTTCACTTAAGTGAACTACTTTCGTTGGTTGGGATAAAAGACGATGCCCGATTACTTAAATTCACATCGCAGGATGGCTATACAATGACGCTTACGGTAAAGGAACTACTAGTAGACAAGCGTTATTATTTCCCGCATTTTAATGATAATAAGATCGGTGATGGTGAAGGAAACATAGCCGGTTCTTCCCAGGGTGCAGAATTGGTAGAACCTATTATCGCTTTAATAAGCGTTGAAGGCAGCAATAATCCGAATTATATGAATGATTTAAACACCCTGGTGCTAATGATGGGACAGCGGGCAGTTACAGAGCAAACCGGGAATGCCTTTGTAAAATATTTAAATAAAATTGAAGTACTAACAAGTGAAGTGCCAAAATGGGACAGTCCCCAGGCCAACCCCGGCAGTGGGGAGGTGTCTGCAGGAACCATGATAGCCTTAAGTACAGCCCGCATGGATGATGATAAGATATATTACACAACTGATGGCAGTACCCCCAACTTGAATAGCCCGATCTACAATTGGATTGCAAAACGCTGGTGGTCAGCCCGGGCAGATATTCTTGGCACTTATAATCACCCTATAGGCCCCATAAATGAAAATACCACTATTAAAGCCATAACTATTGGTCCCGGTAAGGAGAACAGCGATGTAGCTACTTTTACCTATACAGTTCCGGTCAGCAAGCCGGCAAGTGAAACTAGCATAGTTGCACCAAATGAAGCGACAAATTATCCGGATCAAGCCTTAGAAAAGCCGCTCCAATCAGAACCAAAGGCTACTCTAACTGATGTTCAGAATCACTGGGCGCAAAAGAATATTAATGAACTCATAGCTTCTGGTATTGCCGGTGGTTATCCAGATAGTAGCTTTAGACCTGATAACACCATAACTAGAGCTGAATTTGCCACTATGCTGGTCAAGGCTTTTAATTTGCAAAACCAGGGTGGCAAGGTTTTCGCGGATAGTGAGCAACACTGGGCTAAAGAATATATTTCACGGGCAACAGCCAGTGGTGTAGTTAGTGGCTATGATGCTGAAAATTTTGGCCCAGACAAGCTGATAACTCGCGAGCAGATGGCAGTAATGATTAGCAAGGCAGCTAAACTTGTGCTAAAGGCTGAAGCAATGCACTTTGCTGACAGCGCCGGCATTTCGGAATGGGCTAAAGAAGCGGTGCTTGCTGCTAACCAAAGCGGGATTGTGAAGGGATATCCCGACAATACTATCCGCCCTCAGGGAAGTGCTACCAGAGCCGAGGCGGTTACAGTAATTGTAAATGCATTGACTTTAAAATGA
- a CDS encoding DUF2149 domain-containing protein: MNDGLRRRRRYKTLNEEVSPLEGAINIVDAMLVFACGLMLSLVIRWNVDLVQPGNRIDVQKGQEVTENTNIREDLTKSEGKGQLYEKMGTVYKDPHTGKLFLLTE; encoded by the coding sequence GTGAATGACGGTTTGAGGAGGAGAAGAAGGTATAAAACTTTGAATGAAGAGGTAAGTCCCTTGGAAGGTGCCATAAATATCGTTGATGCCATGCTGGTTTTTGCCTGCGGCTTGATGTTGTCTCTAGTTATCCGCTGGAATGTTGATCTGGTTCAGCCAGGAAATCGCATCGATGTCCAAAAGGGCCAGGAAGTAACGGAAAACACCAATATCCGGGAGGACTTAACCAAATCTGAGGGAAAGGGGCAACTATATGAAAAGATGGGTACAGTTTACAAAGACCCGCATACCGGAAAACTCTTTCTGCTTACGGAGTAA
- a CDS encoding MotA/TolQ/ExbB proton channel family protein produces MTESFLIPLKGSMHIIAYGLLVPTLIILLLFVALVIVEMGSLLVEALGERRRSKVNIPELLNAFKEKDFEGIRDEIMNSSLLRRQKAALSELLKYNDLPGVSRQALARRLLGDEELYYARITSRTDLVARLGPMFGLMATLIPLGPGLIALGQGDTKTLADSLLIAFDATVTGLAAAGVAYAISQLRKRWYEDYLAGLEALMESLLEVLERE; encoded by the coding sequence GTGACCGAATCGTTTTTAATACCCCTCAAAGGGTCCATGCATATCATAGCCTATGGCTTGCTGGTACCGACCCTTATTATTTTATTATTATTTGTAGCCCTGGTTATTGTTGAAATGGGTAGCTTACTGGTAGAAGCCCTGGGTGAACGCCGCCGGAGCAAAGTTAATATTCCAGAATTATTGAATGCCTTCAAGGAAAAAGACTTTGAGGGGATTAGAGATGAGATCATGAATAGTAGTTTGCTAAGGCGACAAAAAGCAGCTTTAAGCGAGCTCCTGAAATATAATGATTTGCCCGGCGTTTCCCGCCAGGCGCTGGCCCGTCGTTTGCTTGGTGATGAGGAACTGTATTATGCTCGTATAACTTCCCGAACCGATCTGGTAGCCCGCCTTGGTCCCATGTTTGGTTTGATGGCAACCCTTATTCCCCTGGGACCAGGTCTCATTGCCCTTGGTCAGGGTGATACCAAAACTCTGGCAGATTCACTACTAATCGCCTTTGATGCTACCGTTACCGGACTGGCTGCTGCTGGTGTGGCATATGCCATATCCCAACTCCGCAAAAGGTGGTATGAGGATTACCTGGCTGGTCTGGAAGCGTTAATGGAAAGCCTGTTGGAGGTGCTGGAACGTGAATGA
- a CDS encoding FN3 associated domain-containing protein, which produces MSTPAIKNKCFYRFFVMGFALLLLSITFNLLPLLSPAEAASGLEITGDGVANPLSLTLSDLQEMEQYQHVYSTINTWPSKKLYVAQGVKLKDLLALAGLKENAQLIIFTSSDGYSVTLTVKELLKDKRYYFPYFQENSVNDGTIPGSPRDAVEVQPILALLSAESSKNPADMNDMDALLLVCGQRAVSEQTNSIFLKYISKIEVLTSKPSKWDAPRANIGSGKVAEGTLIELSNKRNDTDKIYYTTDGSTPTINSPIFNWSASRWWSQRPDSLNEINKPIEIKKDTLIKAITIGPGKEDSDVVTFTYQPGLKDEDAPVKSGSPSGLSLDEKLVNLKIGSVIELTAILDSDNNTEQGLIWSSSDTRVATVDNHGWVTVVGQGMATITAKTKDGRFTASCMVNASAGVSSPSLPPQSSSSESQVGTQQNPEVLPAPQDDPLYQPEKERTVASVASSSDTPEPPTASTTDDKWEYLAKKDKTAGLYTTNIAVQPQEPGGQIYELKVDTAALQLQMETKIWSIYILLVYLSLFIFGAINKYIEYTKEVAG; this is translated from the coding sequence GTGTCAACGCCAGCCATTAAGAATAAGTGTTTCTACCGATTTTTCGTAATGGGTTTTGCTTTACTATTGTTATCTATAACATTTAACCTGCTCCCTCTGTTAAGCCCGGCGGAAGCAGCATCCGGGCTTGAAATCACTGGAGATGGAGTAGCAAATCCGCTGAGTTTAACCTTAAGTGATTTGCAGGAAATGGAGCAATATCAGCATGTCTACAGTACTATTAATACCTGGCCCAGTAAGAAACTCTATGTAGCCCAGGGGGTCAAACTAAAAGATTTACTAGCTTTAGCGGGTTTAAAAGAAAATGCCCAATTAATTATATTTACTTCTAGTGACGGTTATTCAGTTACGCTGACAGTGAAAGAATTGCTCAAGGACAAGCGCTATTATTTCCCCTATTTCCAGGAGAATAGTGTAAACGATGGAACCATACCGGGTTCTCCCAGGGATGCGGTTGAAGTGCAGCCTATTCTGGCCCTTTTAAGTGCTGAGAGTAGTAAGAATCCCGCTGATATGAATGATATGGATGCGCTATTGTTGGTATGTGGACAACGGGCAGTAAGCGAGCAGACCAATAGTATTTTTCTAAAATACATAAGTAAAATCGAGGTACTGACTTCTAAACCGTCAAAATGGGATGCACCCAGGGCCAATATAGGCAGTGGAAAGGTAGCTGAAGGAACCTTAATTGAATTGAGCAATAAGCGTAATGATACTGACAAGATTTATTATACTACGGACGGAAGCACCCCAACTATAAACAGCCCTATATTTAACTGGAGCGCCAGTCGATGGTGGAGCCAACGCCCGGATAGTTTAAACGAGATTAATAAGCCGATAGAGATTAAAAAGGATACCCTTATTAAGGCCATAACCATTGGCCCTGGTAAAGAGGACAGTGATGTGGTTACCTTTACCTATCAACCTGGCTTAAAGGATGAGGATGCTCCGGTAAAGTCGGGTTCGCCCTCTGGGCTTAGTCTCGATGAGAAGCTGGTTAATCTCAAAATTGGCAGTGTCATTGAGTTAACAGCAATACTTGATTCAGATAATAATACTGAGCAGGGCTTAATCTGGAGCTCAAGCGACACTCGGGTAGCTACAGTTGATAACCATGGTTGGGTAACAGTTGTTGGTCAAGGGATGGCTACCATCACTGCAAAAACAAAAGATGGCAGATTTACGGCTAGCTGTATGGTTAATGCCAGTGCGGGAGTAAGCAGTCCAAGTCTTCCTCCCCAGAGCAGCAGCTCTGAGAGCCAGGTGGGAACGCAACAGAACCCGGAGGTATTGCCGGCCCCACAAGATGATCCGCTCTACCAGCCAGAAAAGGAGCGTACTGTAGCCAGTGTGGCTAGTAGTAGTGATACCCCGGAGCCCCCAACAGCATCAACAACAGACGATAAGTGGGAGTACCTGGCCAAGAAGGATAAAACTGCTGGATTGTATACGACTAATATTGCTGTCCAGCCCCAAGAGCCAGGAGGGCAAATATATGAGCTAAAAGTGGATACGGCTGCATTGCAGTTGCAGATGGAAACAAAAATATGGAGCATCTATATCCTGCTAGTTTACTTAAGCTTATTTATTTTTGGCGCCATAAATAAATACATCGAATATACGAAGGAGGTAGCCGGGTGA
- a CDS encoding S-layer homology domain-containing protein, producing the protein MKRGFHNKLGNISSTTGGSKVLAIFLLLSFCCLLSSAALAEEVAKPEQIILSWTSDPLSSQTITWLGADDSLGQLQYQAKSSFNGSFDSAQQVKAEATKFDSRYYHYSINIRNLTPDTDYIYRLGKEGCWTEPYFFSTADDTDKFSFMYMGDVQSGYLEWGRMLNALYQENPRLRFSLLGGDLTNNDADEMEWGEFLDAASGVFSRIPLMPTLGNHDGTMYKNFFALPDNGPPGLEQEFYSFDYGNAHFAVLNSNNNCNEKAKQWLHTDLQNSKQTWKFALFHHPAYPASPDYKGIDQSIIANWVPILEQNRVDMVFVGHQHQYMRTHPVFQGEIQSDPGRYGIIYVMGNAGSKTYIPGQGFPYIAREDSGSNYQLIDIEGKSLTLTAKRADGGLIESYTINKTLKSAPILVPDTAGKIAGQLIELNFIDDADWRLAINEIKLDGVTLTPGQYSLDLPGKITIAGDLFSSAKEYNIEIKATGYEDAATTQNILASVTLNSPHDGQEFQQGQQITVKGTVNAPWNSIRIQVKDPRGESIYGPLELQVTAGQFESSFTLNAKAEVGSYNIILEGGGLPATVLGKFKVKAGDATKPAGEVILTISGSGVRNELKLTQDDLLAKNKSQVVFSAINTWPSKKWYVGEGPLLKDLLNEAGLRDTAGMIRFSSVDGYSIILTTRELIHEQRYIFPQFMDGDSSQGHIRGSANGARAVEAIIALRSAEGTDNPAYMSEIDSLLLMLGQRAVHEQNAQLFVKKINKIEVINTSPSKWDNPQADPSSGEVSLGTRVRLSSAIMDDDKIYYTTDGSSPTIDSLMYNPIASRWQSSRADIFDTINHPIEITRDTTIKAITIGPGKMDSDVVTFSYKLKKADIETIGKVIPSNGGEVSLGTEASIKIPAYALKESGAVEVKIERVINPPPVPAGLKLLGGVYEFSVGGQNSYSFAKKVLVKLSFDSSELESKENPTIYYYDESKSQWQKIGGTVSSNFIELEVDHFTKFAVMVTEKGKKEEQKKADIVIPMVKLSDIQGHWAQKDIEKLVAAGAIAGYPDGSFQPDKTISRAEFTTVLVKTLKLQNKGSEVFVDTESHWAKDYIAIAAAYGLISGYNAASFGPDDPITREQMAVIISRISELNSGFALIPFSDQVSISVWARAAVAIMAEKEIMKGYPDNTFRPQDFATRAEAVTVIVKGGGVNASH; encoded by the coding sequence ATGAAAAGGGGATTTCATAACAAATTAGGAAATATCTCATCGACAACAGGGGGCAGCAAAGTACTGGCTATATTTTTGCTCCTTTCTTTTTGCTGTTTATTATCTTCAGCAGCCCTGGCTGAAGAAGTGGCCAAGCCGGAGCAAATCATATTAAGCTGGACCAGTGATCCACTTAGCTCACAGACCATTACCTGGTTGGGGGCAGACGATTCACTGGGGCAGCTGCAATACCAGGCAAAAAGCAGTTTTAATGGCAGTTTTGATTCCGCACAGCAAGTAAAGGCAGAAGCGACCAAATTTGATAGCAGATATTATCACTATTCGATAAATATCCGTAATTTGACACCGGATACAGATTATATCTACCGGCTGGGCAAGGAAGGTTGTTGGACCGAGCCTTACTTTTTTTCAACGGCGGATGATACTGATAAATTTTCCTTTATGTATATGGGCGATGTGCAATCAGGATATCTTGAATGGGGGAGGATGTTGAATGCATTATATCAGGAGAACCCCCGTTTGCGCTTTTCCCTTTTAGGAGGAGATTTAACCAATAATGATGCTGACGAAATGGAGTGGGGAGAATTTCTTGATGCTGCAAGCGGAGTTTTTTCGCGTATTCCCTTGATGCCGACTCTGGGGAATCACGATGGTACTATGTATAAGAACTTTTTTGCCCTGCCAGATAATGGGCCGCCGGGACTGGAACAGGAATTCTACTCCTTTGATTATGGAAATGCTCATTTCGCGGTTCTTAACAGCAATAATAACTGTAATGAAAAAGCCAAACAATGGTTGCATACGGATCTGCAAAATAGTAAGCAGACCTGGAAGTTTGCGCTTTTTCATCATCCAGCTTATCCAGCCTCTCCTGACTATAAAGGGATTGACCAGTCGATAATTGCCAATTGGGTGCCTATACTAGAGCAGAACCGGGTGGATATGGTTTTTGTTGGACATCAGCATCAGTATATGAGAACCCACCCTGTTTTCCAAGGAGAGATACAAAGTGATCCGGGAAGATACGGAATTATCTATGTAATGGGCAATGCCGGGTCCAAGACCTATATTCCCGGTCAAGGTTTTCCCTATATTGCCCGGGAAGACAGTGGCAGTAACTACCAGCTGATTGATATAGAGGGTAAATCTTTAACCCTAACGGCCAAAAGAGCTGATGGCGGGTTAATCGAAAGCTATACAATAAATAAGACCCTCAAGTCTGCACCTATATTAGTTCCTGATACTGCAGGCAAAATAGCAGGACAGCTTATCGAACTGAACTTTATTGATGATGCTGACTGGCGCTTGGCTATTAATGAGATAAAGCTTGATGGTGTGACACTAACCCCCGGACAATATTCGTTGGATCTCCCCGGGAAAATCACCATTGCCGGGGATTTATTTAGCAGTGCCAAAGAATATAACATAGAAATAAAAGCTACTGGTTACGAGGACGCTGCTACAACACAGAATATATTGGCCTCAGTAACGCTGAACAGCCCTCATGATGGCCAGGAGTTTCAACAAGGACAGCAAATTACTGTAAAGGGAACGGTAAATGCTCCTTGGAATAGTATTAGGATTCAGGTGAAGGATCCCCGGGGAGAGAGCATTTATGGACCCCTGGAACTCCAGGTAACGGCTGGCCAGTTTGAAAGCAGCTTTACACTTAATGCCAAAGCCGAGGTAGGCAGCTATAATATCATCCTGGAAGGGGGAGGTCTGCCAGCTACTGTCCTTGGAAAGTTCAAAGTAAAAGCAGGCGATGCTACCAAACCGGCGGGAGAGGTTATCCTTACCATTAGCGGAAGTGGAGTAAGAAATGAGCTTAAGCTTACCCAGGATGATTTGTTAGCCAAGAATAAAAGTCAAGTAGTTTTCAGTGCTATAAACACCTGGCCTAGTAAGAAATGGTATGTAGGAGAAGGCCCTCTATTAAAAGATTTACTTAATGAAGCGGGGTTAAGAGATACGGCTGGAATGATTAGATTTTCTTCTGTTGATGGTTATAGCATAATACTTACCACCAGAGAACTAATACATGAGCAGCGCTATATTTTTCCCCAGTTTATGGATGGAGATAGCAGCCAGGGACATATCCGTGGGTCTGCCAACGGAGCACGGGCGGTAGAAGCCATTATCGCCTTGAGAAGTGCGGAGGGTACTGATAATCCTGCTTATATGAGTGAGATTGATTCCCTCTTGTTAATGCTCGGACAGCGTGCAGTGCACGAACAAAATGCGCAGTTGTTTGTAAAGAAAATAAATAAGATTGAGGTTATTAATACTAGTCCATCAAAGTGGGATAATCCACAGGCTGACCCCAGCAGTGGAGAAGTAAGTCTTGGGACCAGAGTTAGATTAAGCAGTGCTATTATGGATGATGATAAGATTTACTATACCACTGACGGAAGTTCGCCAACTATAGACAGCTTGATGTATAATCCCATAGCCAGCCGCTGGCAATCAAGCCGGGCAGATATATTTGACACAATAAATCATCCCATAGAAATTACCCGTGACACAACTATCAAGGCAATAACGATCGGTCCTGGCAAGATGGATAGTGATGTAGTCACCTTCTCCTACAAGCTGAAGAAAGCTGATATAGAAACGATTGGAAAAGTTATCCCCAGTAATGGTGGTGAAGTTAGTCTCGGTACTGAGGCTAGTATTAAAATACCAGCCTATGCTCTGAAAGAGAGCGGGGCGGTGGAAGTGAAGATAGAAAGAGTAATTAACCCTCCCCCTGTACCCGCTGGTTTAAAACTGCTCGGAGGAGTATATGAGTTTAGTGTGGGCGGTCAGAATAGCTATAGCTTTGCCAAGAAGGTGCTTGTAAAGCTCAGTTTTGATTCCAGTGAACTAGAAAGCAAGGAAAATCCAACAATATACTACTATGATGAGTCGAAATCACAATGGCAAAAAATTGGTGGAACTGTATCCAGTAATTTTATAGAGCTAGAGGTGGATCACTTTACCAAATTTGCCGTTATGGTTACTGAAAAAGGTAAAAAGGAAGAACAGAAGAAAGCAGATATAGTAATACCGATGGTAAAACTAAGTGATATCCAAGGACATTGGGCGCAAAAGGATATTGAAAAACTGGTGGCGGCAGGGGCTATAGCCGGATATCCAGACGGTAGTTTTCAACCCGATAAAACTATTAGCCGAGCAGAGTTTACTACGGTGTTGGTCAAAACCCTGAAATTGCAAAACAAGGGTTCTGAGGTATTTGTTGATACCGAATCACACTGGGCCAAAGATTATATTGCTATAGCGGCAGCTTATGGACTGATAAGCGGTTATAATGCTGCGAGCTTTGGCCCGGACGATCCTATTACTCGCGAGCAGATGGCAGTGATAATTTCCCGTATATCTGAGCTAAATTCCGGGTTTGCTTTAATTCCCTTTAGTGATCAGGTCAGCATTTCCGTTTGGGCTCGAGCTGCTGTTGCAATAATGGCTGAAAAAGAAATAATGAAGGGATATCCGGATAATACCTTCCGGCCTCAGGACTTTGCCACCAGAGCCGAAGCGGTTACCGTTATTGTTAAAGGGGGAGGTGTCAACGCCAGCCATTAA
- a CDS encoding chitobiase/beta-hexosaminidase C-terminal domain-containing protein produces MTTRERTWKTLSAIALSLALIILSSVLLMPEVVEAEEISVTVTGDGVSTPTTFTQVQLEAMSQLEAVYTTINTYPSKKLLVARGVKLAELLNLAGIKDEASLIIVIATDGFKMTFTREELLDDARYYYPGLQDNHAYAGYITGSPEGAVRVDTILALGSAEGDNFNNINSINAPILMMGQRWVSEQTNHAHVKKVMTIEVSTASPGKWENPVATPAAGSVIAGSKVELTTPDMDGDSIYYTIDGSDPTFKSPMYNWIKKRWWNNRSDQLATINQAIEINEDTVIKAVAIGFGKIDSDIINFNYQVSNPKPPQYILTPVAQNTYTIQTTVDGIPTMTVNSGISGLKNFTVNITPVTAHQGEETVVFIHWRKGRQININSTRADFDLLKTAQAGFNVMPGDLVKVYLLDELSNTHDSNPLLWQ; encoded by the coding sequence ATGACGACAAGAGAAAGGACCTGGAAAACATTATCTGCTATCGCTTTGTCTCTGGCCCTTATTATCCTATCCAGTGTTCTGCTAATGCCTGAAGTAGTTGAGGCAGAAGAAATATCGGTAACAGTGACTGGAGATGGGGTTAGCACCCCGACTACTTTTACCCAGGTACAATTAGAGGCTATGAGTCAGCTGGAGGCAGTATACACTACGATTAACACTTATCCTAGCAAGAAACTTCTGGTAGCCAGAGGAGTAAAATTAGCCGAGCTGTTAAACCTGGCCGGGATTAAAGACGAAGCCAGTTTAATCATAGTTATCGCTACAGATGGCTTCAAAATGACCTTTACCCGGGAGGAACTGCTGGATGATGCTCGTTATTATTATCCCGGGTTGCAGGATAATCACGCCTACGCCGGTTACATAACGGGATCGCCAGAGGGGGCAGTCAGGGTGGATACGATCCTGGCCCTGGGGAGTGCAGAAGGGGATAACTTTAACAATATTAATAGCATAAATGCACCTATTTTAATGATGGGGCAGAGGTGGGTTAGTGAGCAGACGAATCATGCTCATGTGAAAAAGGTAATGACAATTGAGGTATCTACCGCTAGTCCGGGAAAATGGGAAAACCCCGTTGCAACACCGGCTGCTGGCAGTGTCATAGCAGGAAGCAAGGTGGAACTCACTACTCCGGATATGGATGGTGACAGCATTTACTATACCATCGACGGTAGCGATCCAACCTTTAAAAGCCCGATGTATAACTGGATTAAAAAAAGATGGTGGAACAATCGCTCTGATCAACTGGCGACAATTAACCAGGCTATTGAGATAAACGAGGATACGGTTATAAAGGCGGTAGCTATAGGCTTTGGCAAGATTGATAGTGATATAATCAATTTCAATTATCAGGTTTCTAACCCAAAACCGCCGCAATACATTCTTACACCTGTAGCTCAAAACACCTATACTATACAAACTACGGTGGATGGTATCCCTACCATGACCGTTAATAGTGGCATAAGTGGCTTAAAAAACTTTACGGTTAACATTACACCCGTAACTGCTCACCAGGGGGAAGAAACCGTTGTTTTTATCCATTGGAGGAAGGGCAGGCAGATAAATATTAATAGCACAAGAGCTGATTTTGATTTGCTTAAGACAGCACAGGCCGGATTTAATGTAATGCCTGGAGATCTGGTCAAGGTTTACCTGTTGGATGAATTAAGCAATACCCATGATTCCAATCCGCTTTTATGGCAGTAG
- a CDS encoding type II toxin-antitoxin system RelE/ParE family toxin, producing MKYKILRTDKAEEQLREIIFYIADDSGDIDIALGYLDKIETAINRLQEFPESGSVPRYSILKKQGYRVVIVERHLVFYKINEADKLVIIYAIVDGRREYRNLI from the coding sequence ATGAAGTATAAAATTTTACGAACGGATAAAGCGGAGGAACAGCTCCGTGAAATCATTTTTTATATTGCCGATGATTCTGGTGATATTGATATTGCACTTGGATATTTAGACAAGATTGAAACAGCAATTAATCGTCTTCAGGAGTTTCCAGAGTCGGGAAGTGTTCCTCGATATTCGATTCTGAAAAAGCAAGGGTATAGAGTAGTGATTGTTGAAAGGCATCTTGTTTTTTATAAGATAAATGAGGCAGATAAGTTAGTAATTATATATGCCATTGTAGATGGAAGAAGAGAATATCGTAATTTGATATAA
- a CDS encoding type II toxin-antitoxin system Phd/YefM family antitoxin, whose translation MEAAIRPSADLRNHYSEISKLCKESRNAVIITVNGRGDTAVLGLQDYYQMKSELELLRTLAEAEDDVKNGRLAPMQDSFDDLRASLLERKNG comes from the coding sequence ATGGAAGCAGCAATCAGACCATCGGCAGATTTAAGAAATCATTATAGTGAAATCTCCAAGCTGTGCAAAGAATCAAGAAATGCTGTTATTATTACAGTAAATGGACGAGGTGATACAGCAGTTCTTGGTCTACAGGATTACTATCAGATGAAATCGGAACTGGAACTACTTAGAACGCTTGCAGAGGCAGAAGATGATGTGAAAAATGGGAGATTGGCACCAATGCAGGATTCGTTCGATGATCTTCGTGCATCTTTACTGGAAAGGAAGAATGGATGA
- a CDS encoding DUF2889 domain-containing protein codes for MEFLFQRFWHSFAERLDEKYIIARTTYLDTRVEREIVLRIEAESLDIEEAWLLRLGRPGMMADSREELQALKGVKAYLGSGPELRQALRSVEDELECSLVNDTVIAVVQAESFLYRERGYNDAAQYTRAWEEFYLGSCRYYSNLERVKVSWGDFIGAFSRETRLFDRCKNQQLFREDNGTYRINGSIIDSFHHMTACLELDQDMTISQAWADMPRVPDGVCRESTGQLANIIGHTLAGKPKKELARLLGAGQGCVHLIDLLYDSARILELC; via the coding sequence GTGGAATTTCTTTTTCAGCGTTTTTGGCACAGTTTTGCGGAGCGCTTGGATGAAAAGTACATAATAGCCAGGACCACTTACCTGGATACACGGGTGGAACGGGAAATAGTGCTGCGGATAGAGGCAGAGAGCCTGGATATAGAGGAAGCCTGGCTGCTGCGCCTGGGGCGACCGGGGATGATGGCGGATAGCCGGGAAGAGCTCCAGGCTCTAAAAGGGGTGAAGGCTTACCTGGGCAGCGGGCCGGAACTGCGGCAGGCCCTGCGTAGTGTCGAGGATGAACTGGAGTGCTCCCTGGTCAATGATACGGTGATAGCAGTGGTACAGGCCGAGTCATTCCTCTACCGGGAGAGGGGTTATAATGATGCGGCTCAATATACCCGGGCCTGGGAAGAATTTTATCTTGGTTCCTGCCGCTATTACAGCAATCTGGAAAGGGTCAAGGTATCCTGGGGTGATTTTATCGGAGCGTTCAGCCGGGAGACAAGGCTTTTTGACCGCTGCAAAAACCAGCAGCTTTTCCGGGAGGATAATGGGACTTACCGGATAAATGGCAGCATAATAGACTCATTCCACCATATGACAGCTTGCCTGGAGCTGGATCAGGATATGACGATCAGCCAGGCCTGGGCGGATATGCCCCGGGTACCTGATGGGGTTTGCCGGGAGTCGACAGGGCAACTGGCCAATATTATCGGGCATACGCTGGCGGGAAAGCCTAAAAAAGAGCTGGCCCGGCTGCTCGGTGCCGGTCAGGGCTGTGTACATCTTATTGATTTGCTTTATGATAGTGCCCGAATACTGGAACTATGCTAA